In a single window of the Planctomycetaceae bacterium genome:
- a CDS encoding endonuclease/exonuclease/phosphatase family protein, with translation MNHARSSLCGKLNLCFLVALVGTCHSLEQAAASEDAPLAASTTLRVLCYNIHYGQGNDGVYDLERLAKVIKDSQADIVALQEVDVVVRRSGLVHQARELAKLTGLAVRFGPTQHYDGGLYGNAVLTRFPVQDVHIQPLPYSESTAARTTYPRGAIRTELTISNGIPITFISTHFQHNVPEDRIAEAKAVNQLFAADSPSQPVILAGDMNATPDSEPIAILLEKWNHAMDAAQSPSAPSSKPRSRIDYVFYRGAGIRMTHSEVIEDDMASDHRPVLAVFEISSPQ, from the coding sequence ATGAACCACGCACGTTCGTCCCTCTGCGGGAAGCTGAATCTTTGCTTCCTGGTTGCACTTGTCGGAACATGTCATTCACTGGAACAAGCGGCTGCCAGTGAGGACGCACCACTGGCTGCATCCACGACTCTGCGAGTGTTGTGTTACAACATTCACTATGGTCAGGGGAATGACGGCGTCTACGATCTGGAGCGGCTCGCAAAGGTCATCAAAGACAGTCAAGCAGACATCGTTGCGCTTCAGGAAGTTGATGTGGTTGTCCGGCGATCCGGTTTAGTCCATCAGGCTCGGGAACTTGCAAAGCTCACAGGACTAGCCGTGCGATTTGGTCCAACTCAGCATTACGACGGCGGTCTCTACGGCAACGCTGTTCTGACTCGCTTTCCTGTCCAGGATGTGCATATTCAGCCATTGCCCTATTCAGAAAGCACAGCCGCACGCACAACTTATCCCCGGGGAGCCATCAGGACAGAATTGACGATCAGCAATGGCATCCCCATCACGTTTATCAGTACGCATTTTCAGCACAACGTTCCCGAAGATCGGATTGCTGAAGCGAAGGCTGTTAATCAGCTGTTTGCAGCTGATAGTCCCTCTCAGCCAGTCATTCTTGCGGGCGACATGAACGCGACGCCGGACTCAGAACCGATTGCAATACTGCTTGAGAAATGGAATCACGCAATGGATGCAGCTCAATCTCCATCGGCGCCCTCCAGCAAACCGCGCAGTCGCATCGACTACGTCTTCTACAGAGGTGCCGGCATTCGAATGACTCATTCAGAAGTCATTGAAGACGACATGGCATCTGATCATCGACCTGTACTCGCCGTCTTCGAAATCAGTTCCCCTCAATAG
- a CDS encoding DUF1592 domain-containing protein, which yields MLICLVRSHAAVAALLTACLLSDAALATQPSPVSEQDGAGLPASVFTELSRSFDQEQLPLLKQFCLDCHSTSEMQGELDLETFNSFDAVRRHPAVWQKVVEMIDNGEMPPKDSAQLSVRDRKQFRNWVQEFLNAEALASAGDPGPVVLRRLNNAEFTYTIQDLTGVPLEPAREFPVDSASGEGFTNTGSSLVMSPAMITKYLDAAREISSHAVLLPQGFRFSKFHTRRDFTNEMLDQIRSFYARYTDSSGGDQVNLQGIVFNTNGGGRLPLEKYLTALLENRAGLRAGSVTFEQIALASANNSPQLSARYLQTLWESLEAADRPDSLLLNKLRAAWHHDSPEARSEILQQVARWQSALWQFTTVGHIGKVNGPTSWLEPVSPIVSRQDIRLPLSALAAAQLAPGESGQREISLYLVAGDAGTSSSGDVVVWERPRLVAAGRPDLLLRDVRDVTRELAAHRQQLFSTAERCLAAASRASETSQTTDVHALAEEFSVDAASLTAWLDYMGIGSAGPVRLGTPIGRKMENGAGYAFINGWHEDDALSIVANSSDQHVRIPGNMKPHSIAVHPAPTLSVVVGWKSPVTGTLNIEGAVQHAHPECGNGTAWTIELRRGNTRQRLAAGISHGATVIPYGPLEDIAVRQNDVVCLIISPRDGNHSCDLTSIDMTLNSSLPDGTTLQWNMASDLSPDLLAGNPHADQHGHLDVWHFFSEPATGSTGHVIPAGSLLAKWQSEADSIKRSLLAAQLQNLLQNGPQNAPGDSPDAILYQQLTSLSGPLMSSALQMISVRERSTGSSSANGVNADEGLEGLPWGLDRSKFGAHPADNGLSQDLPAVESASLCVAAPSVLEVRLPADLVAGTEFVTTAMLHPVSGAEGSVQMQVLTSRPEKLEGLQPASVTNTNGVGPWTSNNRGIAYATPVIVNQDSVAREQIEQAFDDFRHLFPAALCYTKIVPVDEVVTLTLYYREDNHLKRLLLSERETAELDRLWEEMRYISREAFATVDAFEQLMEFATQDADPGVFAPMAGPIQKAADRFRDTLRKSEPTHIEAMIDFAARAYRRDLKAGEADTLRSLYAELRADGLSHEDAFGMLLQRVLVAPSFLYRLETPGRGSDPSAVSSWELANRLSYFLWSSAPDAQLREVAANGTLLQPDILKSQATRMLENPRSRRMATEFFCQWLHIYDFDQLDEKSEQYFPTFDSVKPLLYEEAILTFTDLLQQDRSLLDLFDADHTFLNAALAEHYEIPGVDGTNWRRVDGVRQYARGGIFGLGATLAKQSGASRTSPILRGNWLSEVVLGEKLPKPPKGVPPLPEEEANVELSVRQLVERHTSDDRCSGCHLRIDPYGFALENFDAIGRFRTRDLGGRPVETSTTVLDGTTIDGFEGMKHYLLTDRRDAIVRQFCRKLLGYALGRATQLSDEPLLDDIQKDLARNDYRISTVVNAIITSPQFTKIRGSDVAQSTSD from the coding sequence ATGTTGATCTGTCTGGTTCGATCCCATGCTGCAGTTGCAGCACTACTGACGGCCTGCCTGCTTTCGGATGCAGCTCTGGCGACACAGCCATCGCCTGTGAGCGAACAGGATGGCGCTGGTCTCCCCGCCAGTGTGTTCACGGAGCTTTCCCGCAGCTTCGACCAAGAACAGTTACCGTTGCTGAAACAGTTTTGTCTTGATTGCCATTCGACCAGCGAAATGCAGGGTGAACTGGATCTCGAAACATTCAACTCGTTCGATGCTGTAAGGCGGCACCCTGCGGTCTGGCAAAAAGTTGTGGAAATGATCGACAACGGCGAAATGCCGCCAAAGGATTCTGCACAACTGTCCGTCCGGGATCGCAAACAGTTTCGCAACTGGGTCCAGGAGTTTCTGAACGCGGAGGCCCTCGCAAGCGCCGGAGATCCCGGGCCCGTCGTCCTGCGACGTCTGAACAATGCCGAGTTCACGTATACCATTCAGGACTTAACCGGTGTGCCGCTGGAGCCGGCTCGCGAATTTCCAGTGGACAGTGCATCGGGGGAAGGATTTACCAATACGGGTAGTTCGCTGGTTATGTCCCCGGCGATGATCACGAAATACCTGGATGCTGCTCGCGAAATCAGTTCACATGCGGTTCTTCTGCCTCAGGGTTTTCGCTTTTCGAAATTCCATACGCGACGCGACTTCACAAATGAGATGCTCGATCAGATTCGCAGCTTCTATGCACGATATACCGACAGCTCTGGTGGTGATCAGGTCAATCTGCAGGGAATTGTTTTCAATACGAATGGTGGCGGACGACTGCCGCTGGAAAAGTACCTGACAGCATTGCTGGAAAACCGAGCTGGCCTGCGAGCCGGCTCAGTAACGTTTGAACAGATTGCACTGGCATCGGCCAACAATTCACCTCAACTCAGTGCACGATACCTGCAGACACTCTGGGAATCACTGGAGGCCGCCGATCGGCCCGATTCGCTGTTGTTGAACAAACTTCGTGCCGCATGGCATCACGATTCACCGGAGGCCCGTTCAGAAATTCTTCAGCAGGTTGCACGATGGCAGTCTGCTTTGTGGCAGTTCACAACGGTGGGGCATATCGGCAAAGTGAACGGGCCGACTTCCTGGCTGGAACCTGTCAGTCCGATTGTGTCGCGACAGGACATCAGATTGCCACTTTCTGCTTTGGCGGCCGCACAGTTGGCCCCTGGCGAATCCGGCCAGCGGGAGATTTCGTTGTACCTTGTCGCGGGCGATGCCGGAACATCGTCGTCCGGCGATGTTGTTGTCTGGGAACGACCGCGACTGGTTGCGGCCGGGCGGCCGGATTTATTATTAAGAGATGTCCGCGATGTGACTCGTGAACTCGCCGCTCATCGCCAGCAGCTATTTTCCACAGCCGAACGATGTCTTGCTGCCGCATCCCGTGCCAGTGAAACATCACAGACCACCGATGTCCATGCGCTGGCTGAGGAATTCTCTGTCGATGCTGCGTCGCTCACCGCATGGCTCGACTACATGGGAATCGGTTCAGCAGGGCCAGTTCGGTTGGGAACGCCCATCGGTCGCAAGATGGAAAACGGTGCGGGCTACGCTTTCATCAATGGGTGGCATGAAGATGACGCGCTCAGCATCGTCGCCAATTCATCGGATCAGCATGTTCGAATTCCCGGCAATATGAAGCCTCATAGCATTGCCGTGCACCCGGCCCCGACACTTTCGGTTGTTGTCGGCTGGAAAAGCCCTGTGACGGGCACACTGAACATCGAAGGTGCCGTTCAGCATGCCCACCCCGAATGCGGGAACGGGACTGCATGGACAATAGAATTGCGGCGAGGAAACACCAGGCAACGACTGGCTGCAGGCATCAGTCACGGCGCGACCGTCATCCCGTATGGTCCGCTGGAAGATATCGCTGTGCGGCAAAATGATGTCGTCTGCCTGATCATCAGCCCTCGGGACGGAAACCATTCGTGCGATCTGACCTCAATCGACATGACTCTGAATTCAAGTCTGCCGGACGGAACAACTCTGCAATGGAACATGGCGAGCGACTTGTCCCCCGACCTGCTGGCTGGAAACCCCCATGCGGACCAGCACGGTCATCTCGACGTATGGCATTTCTTCTCGGAACCCGCAACCGGTTCTACCGGACACGTCATTCCTGCTGGGTCATTGCTGGCCAAATGGCAGAGCGAAGCCGATTCGATAAAGCGATCCTTACTGGCTGCACAATTGCAGAACCTGCTCCAGAACGGCCCGCAGAATGCCCCGGGAGACTCGCCCGACGCGATCTTGTATCAGCAGCTGACATCGCTCAGTGGACCACTGATGTCTTCCGCCCTGCAAATGATCTCCGTCAGGGAAAGGAGCACGGGGTCGTCGTCAGCCAATGGTGTGAATGCTGACGAAGGACTTGAAGGACTCCCATGGGGGCTGGATCGCTCAAAATTTGGAGCACATCCGGCAGACAATGGACTTTCACAGGATCTGCCTGCCGTTGAGTCGGCCAGTCTGTGTGTTGCTGCGCCGTCTGTGCTTGAAGTTCGGCTTCCTGCTGACCTCGTGGCAGGAACGGAGTTCGTCACCACAGCGATGCTGCATCCGGTTTCAGGAGCCGAAGGCAGCGTACAAATGCAGGTCCTCACTTCTCGCCCCGAAAAGCTTGAGGGCCTGCAGCCAGCGTCTGTCACAAATACGAATGGAGTGGGCCCCTGGACATCCAATAATCGTGGCATCGCGTATGCCACGCCCGTCATTGTCAATCAGGACAGCGTCGCACGGGAGCAGATCGAGCAGGCTTTCGACGACTTTCGACACCTGTTTCCGGCAGCATTGTGTTACACAAAAATTGTTCCGGTGGACGAAGTTGTTACTCTCACGCTTTACTATCGCGAAGACAACCATCTGAAACGACTGCTGCTCAGCGAACGCGAAACGGCAGAACTCGACAGACTCTGGGAGGAAATGCGTTACATAAGTCGAGAGGCTTTTGCGACTGTCGATGCCTTTGAACAATTGATGGAATTCGCGACTCAGGATGCGGACCCGGGTGTCTTTGCGCCAATGGCTGGTCCAATTCAAAAGGCTGCCGACAGATTTCGTGACACGCTCAGAAAAAGTGAGCCTACACATATCGAAGCGATGATTGATTTCGCTGCCCGGGCGTATCGACGTGATCTGAAAGCAGGCGAAGCCGATACCCTGCGAAGTCTCTACGCCGAGCTCCGGGCCGATGGCCTCTCTCACGAGGATGCATTCGGCATGTTACTTCAACGGGTTCTTGTAGCGCCGTCGTTTCTCTATCGACTGGAGACCCCAGGCAGGGGCAGCGATCCGTCGGCTGTAAGCAGCTGGGAACTGGCGAATCGGTTGAGCTACTTCCTGTGGTCGTCAGCTCCGGATGCACAACTGCGAGAAGTCGCTGCGAATGGAACGCTTTTACAGCCGGATATTCTGAAATCGCAGGCAACCCGAATGCTGGAGAATCCCCGGTCACGCCGCATGGCGACCGAGTTTTTCTGCCAGTGGCTGCATATCTATGACTTCGATCAGCTGGATGAAAAGAGCGAACAGTATTTTCCGACCTTTGATTCTGTGAAACCGCTGTTGTACGAAGAAGCGATTCTGACATTCACAGACCTGTTGCAACAGGACCGATCTCTTCTGGATTTATTCGACGCTGACCACACGTTTCTCAATGCCGCTCTTGCAGAACACTACGAAATCCCGGGCGTAGATGGCACCAACTGGCGTCGAGTCGATGGCGTGCGGCAATATGCACGCGGAGGCATTTTCGGGCTTGGCGCCACGTTGGCGAAACAATCTGGTGCATCACGCACAAGTCCGATTCTGCGAGGCAACTGGCTGAGCGAAGTCGTGCTGGGCGAGAAACTACCAAAGCCACCGAAAGGAGTTCCTCCGTTACCGGAAGAAGAAGCAAATGTGGAACTGTCGGTGCGGCAACTGGTGGAGCGCCATACCAGCGACGATCGTTGTTCCGGCTGTCATCTGCGGATTGATCCCTACGGCTTTGCCCTCGAGAACTTTGACGCCATCGGCCGTTTCCGAACCAGGGATCTTGGCGGCCGACCTGTCGAAACCAGCACAACGGTTCTGGACGGAACCACGATCGACGGCTTCGAAGGCATGAAACACTATCTGCTGACCGATCGCCGTGACGCTATCGTTCGTCAGTTTTGCAGAAAGCTGCTTGGCTATGCCCTTGGCCGCGCAACACAACTATCCGATGAACCACTCCTGGATGACATCCAGAAAGATCTTGCTCGAAATGACTACCGCATCTCAACGGTTGTGAACGCAATTATCACGAGCCCGCAATTTACGAAGATTCGCGGTAGTGACGTTGCTCAATCGACAAGCGACTGA
- a CDS encoding transglutaminase domain-containing protein produces MNILLPLNNPGPLSMFRTVRFACLPVLCMMLATSGFPVFAQTRDEGQLKASLTATSAEEDTAGKEQLQQALQAAGENRTELLMAISKSPAAHREAMEFLIANMPERDLRSLSSEYLLENVRLAYEAWEQAPWKTDVPHDIFLNNVLPYANINERRDGWRRQFMEQFRPLIAEASTPSHAAALLNQKLFPLVKVKYSTQRPKADQSPLESINAGLASCTGLSVLLIDACRALGIPARFVGTPLWSDNSGNHSWVEIWDNGWHFTGAAEPTGNNLDKAWFSGRAGTAVTDDPNHAIYAVSFRRTPLRFPLVWDRSIDYVSAVNVTNRYVAQAEKVPDGMVLAMFCVKDRRDQKRISARVRVLNNRNENVFEGISRDEGFDTNDYLQTFLQQGEQYRVTIRCDDIEQAETIRAENRSGPWIWTIARSGGSSAATRSAKAVADLVAFLSQPTDQRPDIQRQEFAKVPLTKGDAAEAVALLWSDHQDHIRATRKAETDARELVIGELKMPFDFKVFGTKPPTGRSLYLSLHGGGGAPKRVNDQQWENQKRLYEPAEGLYLAPRAPTDTWNLWHQAHIDQFFDRLIQNLIVLEEVDPNRVYLLGYSAGGDGVYQLAPRMADRFAAAAMMAGHPNETSPLGLRNLPFTLHMGELDTAYNRNKTAVEWQTRLKALQKEDPEGYDHWVHIHAAKSHWMDREDAEAIPWMAGKSRNPLPQKIVWKQDDVVHSRFYWLGTNPQRIRERAEIRAERDGNSFAVKSDDVEEFAVLLNDEIADLDKPITVTHNGIVLHEGMVERTIDAAARSLAERGDPATVFTSQIAVVLSAQP; encoded by the coding sequence ATGAATATCCTTCTCCCGCTAAACAATCCCGGTCCCCTGAGCATGTTTCGGACTGTGCGATTCGCCTGCCTTCCCGTCCTTTGCATGATGTTGGCGACCTCAGGGTTTCCGGTTTTCGCCCAAACCCGGGATGAAGGCCAGCTAAAGGCCAGCCTTACTGCCACATCAGCAGAAGAAGATACGGCAGGCAAGGAGCAACTGCAGCAGGCCCTGCAGGCGGCCGGGGAAAACCGAACGGAACTTCTGATGGCGATCAGCAAGTCGCCAGCGGCTCATCGGGAAGCGATGGAGTTCCTGATCGCCAATATGCCGGAACGCGACCTGAGATCGCTTTCCTCGGAGTATCTGCTGGAGAATGTGCGGCTTGCCTATGAAGCATGGGAGCAGGCTCCCTGGAAGACAGACGTACCTCATGACATTTTTCTGAACAACGTGCTTCCCTACGCTAACATCAACGAACGCCGGGATGGATGGCGAAGACAATTCATGGAGCAGTTTCGCCCGCTGATTGCAGAAGCTTCTACGCCGTCCCATGCAGCAGCCCTGCTTAATCAGAAGCTTTTTCCGCTGGTAAAGGTCAAATATTCGACGCAGCGTCCCAAGGCGGATCAGAGTCCGCTTGAATCGATTAATGCCGGCCTGGCCTCCTGCACAGGATTATCCGTGCTGCTGATTGATGCCTGCAGAGCCCTGGGCATACCCGCTCGGTTTGTCGGAACACCGTTATGGTCCGACAACAGTGGAAACCATTCCTGGGTGGAAATCTGGGACAACGGCTGGCACTTCACTGGAGCGGCTGAACCAACAGGAAACAATCTGGACAAGGCGTGGTTCAGCGGCAGAGCGGGGACGGCCGTTACCGATGATCCCAACCATGCGATCTATGCTGTCAGCTTCCGGCGGACACCTCTGAGGTTTCCTCTGGTCTGGGATCGTTCGATCGACTACGTCAGCGCGGTGAATGTCACAAATCGCTACGTTGCTCAGGCTGAAAAAGTGCCGGATGGAATGGTCCTCGCCATGTTCTGCGTGAAAGACCGCAGGGACCAGAAGCGGATCTCTGCCAGGGTGCGCGTCCTGAACAATCGAAACGAAAACGTCTTTGAAGGTATTTCCCGAGACGAGGGATTTGACACAAACGACTACCTGCAGACCTTTCTTCAACAGGGAGAACAATATCGCGTCACCATCCGCTGCGATGACATCGAACAGGCCGAGACTATCCGGGCAGAAAACAGGTCGGGGCCATGGATCTGGACGATCGCCCGATCAGGAGGTTCTTCTGCCGCAACTCGTTCCGCGAAAGCGGTGGCTGATCTGGTCGCTTTCCTTTCGCAACCGACGGATCAGCGACCCGATATTCAGCGGCAGGAATTTGCAAAAGTGCCCCTGACAAAAGGCGATGCCGCCGAAGCCGTTGCACTGCTTTGGTCAGACCACCAGGACCACATTCGAGCAACTCGAAAGGCCGAAACGGATGCGCGCGAACTGGTGATTGGCGAACTGAAAATGCCATTCGACTTCAAAGTGTTTGGAACGAAGCCGCCGACCGGTCGAAGCCTGTATCTCTCTCTGCACGGCGGCGGTGGCGCGCCGAAGCGAGTGAACGATCAGCAGTGGGAAAACCAAAAACGGCTGTACGAACCTGCGGAAGGTCTTTACCTCGCGCCGCGGGCTCCGACAGATACCTGGAATCTCTGGCATCAGGCCCATATTGATCAGTTCTTCGACAGACTCATTCAGAACCTGATTGTGCTGGAAGAAGTTGATCCCAATCGAGTGTACCTGCTCGGATATTCCGCCGGGGGTGATGGTGTCTACCAACTGGCTCCTCGCATGGCCGACCGCTTTGCGGCCGCGGCCATGATGGCCGGACATCCCAACGAAACTTCACCACTCGGCCTGCGTAATTTGCCGTTTACTTTGCACATGGGAGAACTGGACACCGCATACAATCGCAACAAGACTGCTGTGGAATGGCAGACAAGACTGAAAGCCCTGCAAAAAGAAGATCCAGAAGGCTATGACCACTGGGTTCATATTCATGCTGCCAAATCGCACTGGATGGATCGTGAAGATGCCGAAGCGATCCCGTGGATGGCCGGCAAATCTCGCAATCCTCTGCCGCAAAAAATCGTCTGGAAGCAGGATGACGTTGTGCATTCCAGATTCTACTGGCTCGGCACAAACCCACAACGCATCAGGGAACGCGCTGAGATTCGTGCTGAACGCGACGGTAACTCTTTCGCTGTGAAATCGGATGATGTCGAAGAGTTTGCAGTTCTTCTGAACGACGAGATTGCTGACCTGGACAAACCAATTACCGTCACACACAACGGCATCGTTCTGCACGAGGGAATGGTTGAACGAACGATTGATGCAGCCGCACGCTCCCTGGCAGAACGCGGAGATCCAGCGACGGTGTTTACCAGTCAGATCGCTGTAGTTTTATCCGCGCAACCATAG
- a CDS encoding sugar phosphate isomerase/epimerase family protein, producing MESKSISFARRAFLASAATGILATRRSADAVAAESADGGNQTIASPFRFCLNTSTIRGQKLGIQEEIRIAAEAGYDGIEPWIRSIAEFVEAGGKLADLRKQIQDAGLTVDSAIGFAQWIVDDESKRKAGLEEAKRDMDMLRVLGGTRIAAPPSGANQGPKLDLFVVAERYRALLELGDQTGVTPQLEVWGFSANLSRLGETVFVCTEADHPKACVLPDVYHIFKGGSGFNGLQLLSDAAIQVFHMNDYPASPSRQEMNDSHRVYPGDGIAPLTDILNMIGGNGRSVTLSLELFNKDYWQQDALQVAKTGLQKMKTACEAAR from the coding sequence ATGGAATCGAAATCAATTTCGTTCGCACGACGAGCTTTTCTGGCTTCTGCGGCCACAGGAATACTGGCAACCCGGAGGAGCGCAGATGCTGTGGCTGCCGAATCAGCTGACGGCGGCAATCAAACAATCGCCTCACCGTTTCGGTTCTGTCTGAACACGAGCACGATTCGAGGGCAAAAACTCGGCATTCAGGAAGAAATCCGTATTGCCGCTGAGGCGGGATACGATGGAATCGAACCCTGGATTCGGAGTATCGCTGAATTCGTTGAAGCCGGTGGCAAATTGGCCGATCTTCGAAAACAGATTCAGGATGCGGGTCTGACAGTCGACAGTGCGATCGGTTTTGCTCAATGGATTGTGGACGATGAGTCAAAACGGAAAGCCGGGCTGGAAGAAGCCAAACGTGACATGGATATGCTGAGAGTACTCGGGGGAACTCGCATCGCCGCTCCACCATCCGGCGCGAATCAGGGCCCGAAGCTGGATTTGTTTGTCGTCGCAGAGCGTTATCGCGCGTTGCTGGAACTTGGCGATCAGACGGGGGTCACACCGCAGCTGGAAGTTTGGGGCTTTTCTGCCAATCTTTCGCGGCTCGGCGAAACTGTATTCGTGTGCACCGAAGCTGATCATCCGAAAGCATGCGTGTTGCCGGACGTTTATCATATATTTAAGGGCGGCTCTGGATTTAACGGCCTCCAGTTGTTGAGCGATGCGGCGATTCAGGTCTTCCACATGAATGATTATCCCGCTTCGCCATCACGACAGGAAATGAATGACTCCCACCGCGTCTACCCGGGAGATGGCATCGCTCCTTTGACAGACATCCTGAACATGATTGGCGGCAATGGACGCAGCGTGACATTGTCACTGGAGCTATTCAACAAAGACTACTGGCAACAGGACGCGCTGCAGGTTGCAAAGACAGGTTTGCAAAAGATGAAGACTGCCTGTGAAGCGGCACGTTGA
- a CDS encoding glycosyltransferase family 39 protein yields MMSAAAFVLAASRINHGLIDSRLPAGPGLTLDESFNVGQGVYLAEAIGRHGPMILTPTVAKEVFAARDYLSDHPPVGRILLGMAHQMTAWLIGGADGCSINITAARTGSCFAFAVLIFLVFEFCRRHFDQPTATAAAVALIFMPQFIGHARLATLETSTVLAWSAAVLAFASWWTRTTPPTNRQAIFCGALWGGLMLTKMQGILLPPLIAGWSLYHLRIRAIRPLLLWTLSGLFVAFVCWPWLWLDPMEHIRQYLGRASDRQTLYVWYLGERFADKLVPWHFPFVMTLITVPVYALLSLVMRAMNRQMQTIEWFLLAATLWPLIVFALPGTPVYDGTRLFLCIMPSLAILAARGFALSIRRIREARLHPETVPVGRWLPACLLITVIALAKTTADRSWLSPYAINEYNDLVGRGRGAWRLGMESCYWSDSLNGDFWKHIAEDTTIFVAPVSHQFQLNAIESLVPVVARKNIHLVPFEYDSQRQRGPLLLLHRLADLRRSLREVPPGAELLIEVQYDGVVLARLIDTTHAEWDELPE; encoded by the coding sequence ATGATGTCTGCGGCTGCCTTCGTGCTGGCAGCCTCGCGAATCAATCACGGCCTGATCGATTCGCGTCTGCCGGCCGGTCCCGGTTTAACCCTGGACGAATCGTTCAATGTGGGTCAGGGAGTGTATCTGGCTGAGGCGATCGGTCGCCACGGTCCCATGATTCTGACACCCACTGTGGCAAAGGAGGTTTTCGCTGCAAGAGACTACCTGTCGGATCATCCTCCCGTGGGCCGAATCCTGCTTGGCATGGCTCACCAGATGACAGCATGGCTGATAGGCGGAGCCGATGGATGCAGTATCAACATTACTGCGGCCCGAACGGGTTCGTGTTTTGCATTCGCGGTGCTGATCTTTCTGGTGTTCGAATTTTGCCGACGACACTTCGATCAACCAACGGCAACCGCTGCCGCGGTCGCACTGATCTTCATGCCGCAGTTCATTGGTCACGCAAGACTGGCAACGCTGGAAACATCGACCGTGCTGGCCTGGTCCGCGGCTGTGCTGGCATTTGCATCCTGGTGGACCCGAACGACACCACCAACGAATCGCCAGGCAATATTCTGCGGTGCCCTTTGGGGGGGCCTGATGCTGACGAAAATGCAGGGCATCCTGCTGCCGCCACTGATTGCCGGATGGAGCCTTTACCATCTTCGAATCCGCGCAATTCGGCCACTGCTTCTTTGGACTCTGTCAGGGTTGTTCGTTGCATTTGTGTGCTGGCCATGGCTTTGGCTTGACCCCATGGAACACATCCGGCAATACCTTGGGCGCGCGTCGGATCGACAAACGCTGTATGTCTGGTATCTGGGGGAACGATTCGCCGACAAGCTTGTTCCATGGCACTTCCCGTTTGTGATGACGCTGATCACTGTGCCGGTCTACGCATTGCTGAGCCTAGTGATGCGAGCCATGAACCGCCAAATGCAGACGATCGAATGGTTTCTTCTGGCGGCAACTTTGTGGCCTTTGATTGTGTTCGCGCTGCCAGGGACACCCGTCTACGACGGAACTCGGCTTTTCCTGTGTATCATGCCCTCGCTTGCTATTCTGGCCGCGCGGGGGTTTGCACTATCGATCCGTCGAATCCGTGAGGCGAGACTGCATCCGGAAACGGTTCCTGTCGGTCGATGGTTGCCTGCCTGTCTGTTGATTACCGTGATCGCTCTGGCCAAGACGACCGCAGACCGAAGCTGGCTGAGTCCCTATGCCATCAACGAATACAACGATCTCGTCGGCCGCGGCCGCGGTGCGTGGCGACTGGGGATGGAATCGTGTTACTGGTCCGATTCGCTCAATGGCGATTTCTGGAAGCATATTGCAGAAGATACGACAATCTTCGTGGCTCCCGTGTCACATCAATTTCAGTTGAATGCGATCGAATCACTGGTTCCCGTGGTCGCTCGCAAAAATATCCATCTTGTCCCTTTTGAATACGATTCGCAACGTCAGCGCGGCCCGTTGCTGCTGCTTCATCGCCTTGCCGATCTGCGTCGTTCCCTTCGCGAAGTCCCGCCGGGTGCAGAACTGCTGATTGAAGTCCAGTACGATGGCGTTGTGCTGGCTCGCCTCATCGATACAACCCATGCGGAATGGGATGAACTCCCCGAATAA